Proteins from one Oscillatoria nigro-viridis PCC 7112 genomic window:
- a CDS encoding RQC domain-containing protein produces MASIALYSNPCRSRKFFTPPQLSPNPLGVRKKFTNDARIAIDVLRGSKNQKFLQDQHHQLSTYGIGQD; encoded by the coding sequence GTGGCATCAATCGCATTATATAGCAATCCTTGCAGGAGCCGTAAATTTTTTACCCCACCCCAACTCTCCCCCAACCCGCTGGGAGTCCGTAAGAAATTCACAAATGATGCGAGGATTGCTATAGACGTGCTGCGCGGTTCTAAAAATCAAAAATTTTTGCAAGACCAGCACCACCAACTTTCTACTTATGGAATTGGTCAAGACTGA
- a CDS encoding YlqD family protein: protein MEPQLLLKRSINVKVVVTPRWKEEAQQQLQAQINQIDSQLQQLEMQGQRMISEIQKQNLQPPGPQVMQQIENIQVQVNQRKSELLEQKNQNLQQLQQVQVLDLEQEVSQGQIDGTFTVGLGENLIQKMQVEILLRDGIVEEIRGDI, encoded by the coding sequence ATGGAACCACAATTACTCTTGAAACGATCGATTAACGTTAAAGTCGTCGTTACTCCCCGCTGGAAAGAAGAAGCTCAACAGCAACTCCAAGCCCAAATCAACCAAATAGACTCTCAGCTACAACAGTTAGAAATGCAAGGGCAGCGGATGATTTCAGAAATCCAAAAGCAAAATCTGCAGCCCCCAGGCCCGCAAGTAATGCAGCAAATAGAAAACATTCAAGTGCAGGTGAATCAAAGAAAAAGCGAACTGCTAGAACAGAAAAACCAAAACCTGCAACAGCTTCAGCAAGTGCAGGTGCTAGACCTGGAACAAGAAGTGAGTCAAGGTCAAATTGACGGCACGTTCACTGTCGGGCTCGGAGAAAACTTGATTCAAAAAATGCAAGTAGAAATTCTCCTCCGCGACGGCATAGTCGAAGAAATTCGAGGTGATATTTAG
- a CDS encoding DUF3370 domain-containing protein: MWQSLQVQLNALSAMFLPIFPLAQTIPAPPAQQQLIVDPEVPVPENELDLPPQPSRSPLKTLMVPQQVRVLPGKLDNIPVFNSNSPEVVQTEGILLSTFPPEGKQVPSAHLNFPFKGRFDIFAHHIAKAKNRAETRTLFQGIIVHNPNSEPVTLKVLQGATYLTRPDALFVDLPSYLENRFGTVFAGPGSRITSDVLRGYRQAILPAAIEIPANESRMLMNLPIPVGNVAPSSNGRSTLMRMSSSNSVYVASLAMFAPTNPGGVEQSPTLEQWENILNTQGLAGPRDLAPTPRGENPVQKIYGRVAGVAEGSQWQAKITDNSRTDYLTIPKRGESFSYALSTTDTGTFGTGQVQSAKMLARYPDTAYLANGNYGIQYNLTFPLYNKSRESQSVSIKMQTPIKANTELGGLMFYDPPENRIFFRGTVRVMFNDDTGKTLTRYIHIVQRRGQQGEPLVNVNMKPGERRLVQVDFLYPPDATPPQVLTVRSSN; encoded by the coding sequence ATGTGGCAATCTCTGCAAGTTCAGTTAAACGCTCTCTCAGCAATGTTTTTGCCAATTTTCCCCTTAGCTCAAACAATCCCCGCACCTCCCGCCCAACAACAACTGATCGTAGACCCAGAAGTCCCCGTACCCGAAAACGAACTGGACTTGCCGCCACAGCCAAGCCGCAGCCCGCTGAAAACCCTGATGGTGCCTCAGCAAGTGCGGGTTTTGCCCGGAAAACTCGACAACATCCCGGTTTTCAACAGCAACAGCCCCGAAGTCGTGCAAACCGAAGGCATTTTGCTCTCCACATTTCCCCCGGAAGGAAAACAAGTACCTTCTGCACACTTAAACTTTCCCTTCAAAGGCCGATTTGACATCTTTGCCCACCACATCGCTAAAGCTAAAAATCGCGCCGAAACTCGCACCTTATTTCAAGGAATAATTGTCCACAATCCCAACTCGGAACCTGTTACTTTAAAAGTATTGCAAGGAGCGACTTATTTAACTCGGCCCGATGCCTTGTTTGTTGATTTGCCGTCGTATTTAGAAAATCGATTCGGCACTGTGTTTGCGGGGCCTGGAAGCCGCATCACGAGCGATGTGCTGCGGGGATACAGACAAGCCATTTTGCCGGCTGCGATCGAGATTCCGGCGAATGAAAGCCGAATGCTGATGAATTTGCCGATACCTGTGGGGAATGTCGCGCCTTCTTCCAACGGTCGATCGACCTTGATGCGAATGTCGAGCAGCAATTCGGTTTATGTAGCGTCGTTAGCAATGTTTGCTCCCACAAATCCAGGAGGAGTCGAGCAATCTCCCACATTAGAACAGTGGGAAAATATTTTAAATACCCAAGGTTTAGCGGGGCCGAGAGATTTAGCACCAACTCCCAGAGGCGAAAATCCGGTGCAAAAAATTTACGGCCGCGTGGCGGGAGTAGCTGAAGGTTCCCAGTGGCAAGCTAAAATTACGGACAATTCGAGAACCGATTATTTAACTATTCCCAAGCGGGGCGAGTCCTTTTCTTATGCTTTGAGCACAACCGATACGGGTACTTTTGGAACTGGTCAAGTTCAAAGCGCTAAAATGTTAGCTCGCTATCCCGATACTGCTTACTTAGCTAACGGTAATTACGGGATTCAATACAACTTAACTTTTCCGCTTTACAACAAATCTCGCGAGTCCCAATCTGTTAGTATTAAAATGCAAACACCGATTAAAGCAAATACAGAATTGGGGGGATTGATGTTTTACGATCCTCCAGAAAATCGGATCTTTTTCCGAGGGACGGTGCGGGTGATGTTTAATGATGATACGGGCAAGACTTTGACGCGCTACATTCACATCGTGCAGCGCCGGGGACAGCAAGGGGAACCTTTGGTGAATGTGAATATGAAGCCGGGGGAACGCCGTTTGGTGCAGGTGGATTTCTTGTATCCGCCGGATGCGACGCCGCCGCAAGTTTTGACTGTGCGATCGAGTAATTAG
- a CDS encoding AMP-dependent synthetase/ligase, with protein sequence MNNPASHTSSQLTDRDRANLSKLIDYTSIRSIPEIWAIVKQKFGQTVALHDPHSQPEIKLTYTDLYQQIQQFAAGLQALGIEPDPGEAVPPRVALFADNSPRWLIADQGIMMAGAANAVRGATADPEELLYIIQDSGSTALVVENRALLKKLQHRLPDLPIQLIVLLSDEEPEASPTLNTVKFSQVMTTGANRPLKPSNHKPQTLATLLYTSGTTGKPKGVMLTHGNLLHQVTTFGTILQPEIGESALSILPSWHAYERTVEYFLLSQGCTQIYTSIRYFKQDFKAYKPQYMISVPRIWESIYEAVQKQFREQPANKQKLVNFLLSASQQYIENRRIFQGLTLSLKPASASEKLIARIKSILLWPVHALAEKLVYQKVREATGGRFKWAISGGGSLATHLDNFFEIANIGLLVGYGLTETSPVLTVRRPWHNLKGSAGQPIAQTEIKIVDPETRQQLPAGQRGLVLARGPQIMQGYYLNPQATAKVIDPEGWFDTGDLGWLTPGNDLILTGRAKDTIVLSNGENIEPQPIEDACVRSPYIDQIMLVGQDQKSVGALIVPNAEAVQKWAETQNPPLHEIDWNSKTIQDLFRKELNREVQNRPGYRADDRIGPFRLIQEPFSIENGMLTQTLKIKRPVVTQHYRDMIDGMF encoded by the coding sequence ATGAACAACCCAGCATCCCATACATCATCTCAACTGACCGATCGCGATCGCGCTAACCTCAGCAAGCTAATCGATTACACTTCCATTCGATCGATACCCGAAATTTGGGCGATCGTCAAACAAAAATTCGGTCAAACCGTCGCCCTCCACGATCCCCACAGCCAGCCAGAAATCAAACTCACCTACACCGACCTCTACCAACAAATCCAGCAATTCGCCGCCGGCCTCCAAGCCCTCGGCATCGAACCAGATCCAGGAGAAGCAGTCCCTCCCCGCGTCGCCCTCTTCGCAGACAACAGCCCCCGCTGGCTGATAGCCGACCAAGGTATCATGATGGCCGGGGCCGCCAACGCCGTTCGAGGTGCCACCGCCGACCCCGAAGAACTTTTGTACATCATCCAAGACAGCGGCAGCACCGCCTTGGTAGTCGAAAACCGGGCATTACTCAAAAAACTGCAACACCGCCTCCCGGATTTGCCCATCCAACTCATCGTCCTCCTCTCCGACGAAGAACCCGAAGCCAGCCCAACCCTCAACACAGTCAAATTTTCCCAAGTCATGACCACAGGGGCCAACCGCCCCCTCAAACCCTCCAACCACAAGCCTCAAACCCTCGCCACCCTCCTCTACACCAGCGGCACCACAGGTAAACCCAAAGGCGTCATGCTGACTCACGGGAACCTGCTGCACCAAGTCACCACCTTCGGCACAATTCTCCAGCCCGAAATCGGCGAATCTGCCCTCAGCATTCTGCCCAGTTGGCACGCCTACGAACGCACCGTCGAATACTTCCTGCTTTCCCAAGGATGCACCCAAATTTACACCAGTATTCGCTATTTCAAACAAGACTTTAAAGCCTACAAACCCCAGTACATGATTAGCGTTCCGCGCATCTGGGAATCGATTTACGAGGCAGTACAAAAGCAATTTCGGGAACAGCCAGCCAACAAACAAAAATTGGTGAATTTCCTGTTATCTGCCAGCCAGCAATACATCGAGAACCGCCGCATTTTCCAAGGATTAACTCTCAGTTTGAAACCGGCTTCTGCTTCCGAAAAACTCATCGCCCGCATCAAAAGCATCCTGTTGTGGCCCGTCCACGCCCTCGCCGAAAAATTGGTTTATCAAAAAGTCAGGGAAGCTACGGGAGGACGTTTTAAGTGGGCGATTAGCGGCGGCGGTTCTTTGGCAACGCATTTAGACAATTTCTTTGAAATAGCGAATATCGGCTTGTTGGTGGGATACGGTTTAACCGAAACTTCGCCGGTTTTAACTGTGCGCCGTCCTTGGCACAATCTTAAAGGTTCCGCAGGTCAGCCGATCGCCCAAACGGAAATTAAAATCGTAGATCCGGAAACCAGACAGCAACTGCCCGCAGGCCAGCGCGGCTTAGTATTGGCGCGGGGGCCGCAAATCATGCAGGGCTACTATCTCAATCCCCAAGCGACTGCCAAAGTCATAGACCCCGAAGGCTGGTTCGATACCGGCGACTTGGGCTGGCTGACACCGGGAAACGACTTAATCTTGACCGGGCGGGCCAAAGATACGATCGTCCTCAGCAACGGCGAAAACATCGAACCCCAGCCCATAGAAGACGCCTGCGTCCGCAGCCCCTACATCGACCAAATTATGCTAGTAGGTCAAGACCAGAAATCCGTCGGCGCCTTAATTGTCCCCAATGCAGAAGCCGTGCAGAAATGGGCAGAAACTCAGAATCCCCCTTTACACGAAATTGACTGGAATAGCAAGACTATTCAAGATTTATTCCGCAAAGAATTGAACCGAGAGGTGCAAAATCGCCCTGGATACCGCGCGGACGATCGCATCGGCCCGTTCCGGTTGATTCAGGAGCCATTTTCGATCGAAAATGGAATGTTGACCCAGACCCTGAAAATTAAGCGCCCGGTTGTGACGCAACACTACCGCGATATGATTGACGGGATGTTTTGA
- a CDS encoding RecQ family zinc-binding domain-containing protein, with product MRRVINSAEFSDCRCTIQLNYFGDSFPGNCANCDNFCHQIPVEDLTIEARKFLSGVALCQENCGINRII from the coding sequence TTGCGGCGAGTAATTAACTCAGCAGAATTCAGCGATTGCCGCTGCACAATCCAGTTAAATTATTTTGGGGATTCATTCCCAGGAAATTGTGCCAATTGCGACAACTTTTGCCATCAAATACCAGTAGAAGACTTGACAATTGAGGCTAGAAAATTTCTTTCTGGCGTGGCGCTGTGCCAAGAAAATTGTGGCATCAATCGCATTATATAG
- a CDS encoding dihydrolipoamide acetyltransferase family protein gives MIREVFMPALSSTMTEGKIVSWVKSAGDKVEKGETVVVVESDKADMDVESFYEGYLAIIIVPAGEVAPVGAAIALVAETEAEIAVAQQQGAAAPTAAAAPAPSPAPVSAATSSAGLQQNVSRQNGRSVVSPRARKLAKEFKVDLNSIKGSGPNGRIVAEDVEAAAGKAQPVPVQQQVTVPAAPAPVPAAPAPAAAKPAPAPVPAIALSGQTVPMNALQNAVVRNMEASLSVPSFRVGYTITTDNLDKLYKQIKSKGVTMTGMLAKAVAVTLQKHPLLNACYVESGIQYRADINVAVAVAMDGGGLITPVLQNADRLDIYSLSRTWKDLVDRARTKQLKPDEYSTGTFTLSNLGMFGVDKFDAILPPNQGSILAIGSSRPQVVANEEGLMGVKRQMQVNITCDHRIIYGADAAAFLQDLAKLLETNPQSLTL, from the coding sequence ATGATTCGCGAAGTTTTCATGCCAGCCCTGAGTTCGACAATGACAGAGGGCAAAATTGTTTCCTGGGTCAAATCCGCCGGAGACAAAGTAGAAAAAGGCGAAACGGTGGTAGTCGTTGAATCCGACAAAGCCGACATGGACGTGGAGTCTTTCTACGAAGGCTATTTAGCAATAATTATCGTACCTGCCGGCGAAGTTGCTCCGGTGGGGGCGGCAATCGCCCTCGTAGCAGAAACAGAAGCCGAAATCGCCGTCGCTCAGCAGCAAGGAGCCGCCGCCCCAACCGCAGCCGCCGCCCCCGCTCCCAGCCCCGCTCCTGTCAGCGCAGCTACATCGTCAGCAGGTTTGCAGCAAAATGTCAGCCGCCAAAACGGCCGCAGCGTCGTTTCTCCCCGCGCTCGCAAGTTAGCCAAAGAGTTTAAAGTAGATTTGAATTCTATCAAAGGCAGCGGGCCCAACGGTCGCATTGTCGCAGAGGATGTGGAAGCAGCAGCCGGCAAAGCCCAACCCGTTCCGGTTCAGCAACAGGTAACAGTCCCCGCAGCACCCGCACCAGTCCCTGCGGCACCCGCCCCCGCCGCAGCAAAACCCGCACCCGCACCAGTCCCGGCGATCGCACTTTCGGGCCAAACAGTACCGATGAACGCGCTGCAAAATGCGGTGGTGCGGAATATGGAAGCAAGTTTGAGCGTGCCGTCTTTCCGCGTCGGTTACACAATTACTACTGATAATCTGGACAAACTCTACAAACAAATTAAGTCCAAGGGCGTCACGATGACGGGTATGCTGGCGAAGGCTGTAGCAGTAACTTTACAAAAACATCCTCTGCTGAATGCTTGTTATGTGGAGTCGGGAATTCAATACCGCGCTGATATTAATGTGGCGGTAGCGGTGGCGATGGACGGCGGCGGTTTGATTACGCCGGTGCTGCAAAATGCCGATCGCCTCGATATTTATTCGCTCTCGCGCACTTGGAAGGATTTAGTCGATCGCGCCCGCACCAAGCAGTTGAAGCCTGATGAATACAGCACGGGAACTTTTACTCTTTCCAATCTGGGAATGTTTGGAGTAGACAAGTTTGACGCGATTTTGCCGCCGAATCAAGGCTCGATTTTGGCGATCGGCTCTTCGCGGCCGCAAGTAGTGGCAAACGAGGAAGGTTTGATGGGAGTGAAGCGCCAAATGCAGGTGAATATTACTTGCGATCACCGGATTATTTACGGTGCTGACGCTGCGGCATTCTTGCAAGATTTAGCAAAATTGCTTGAGACAAATCCTCAGTCTTTGACGCTTTAG
- a CDS encoding UPF0175 family protein gives MQITIDLPDNLPLTEADVRIELAIVLYQQHSLRLDKAAQLAVMSVDDFYQLLISRHIVTAPADPDDEPAELVLASLRTSLQQIKEGKLHPISELWEGIDD, from the coding sequence ATGCAAATTACGATCGACCTTCCCGACAACCTCCCCCTGACTGAAGCCGATGTGCGGATAGAATTGGCGATCGTACTTTATCAGCAGCACAGCCTCCGTCTCGATAAAGCCGCTCAACTCGCTGTAATGTCTGTGGACGACTTCTACCAACTATTAATCAGCCGCCATATTGTCACCGCGCCCGCAGATCCCGATGACGAGCCCGCCGAACTCGTCTTAGCCAGCCTCCGCACCTCCCTCCAGCAAATTAAAGAAGGCAAATTGCATCCTATTTCCGAACTGTGGGAGGGGATTGATGACTGA
- a CDS encoding type II toxin-antitoxin system RelE/ParE family toxin, whose product MTDETPQIQILFSDEFKTRLRTLIKRYRSIRTDLKPLLDELQSGNLIGDQIPGTGYTVFKVRLKNSDIQKGKSGGYRVIYQLRGDTYILLVVIYSKSDQDDIPANQIRDIIDRT is encoded by the coding sequence ATGACTGACGAGACACCCCAAATCCAGATTCTATTTTCCGATGAGTTCAAAACACGACTTCGCACCTTAATTAAACGCTACCGCAGTATCCGCACCGACCTAAAACCGCTACTTGATGAGCTACAGTCTGGCAATTTAATTGGCGACCAAATCCCCGGCACTGGCTACACTGTTTTCAAAGTCCGCCTCAAAAACAGCGACATCCAAAAAGGCAAAAGTGGCGGCTACCGAGTTATCTATCAACTCAGGGGCGATACCTACATCTTACTCGTCGTTATCTACTCCAAGTCAGACCAAGATGACATCCCAGCAAATCAAATTCGAGACATTATCGATCGCACTTAA
- a CDS encoding leucine-rich repeat domain-containing protein, with protein sequence MMKIIVAQKHMNLASLIVVTFSAIGLISCGNKPSKLVAAPQLGNSGRTFADWCRQKADLSPEAKHTVEELLKIAGTTECDAADRKLSSLPGLGLIDDHKISDIKPLESLTNLTVLILIGNKISDIKPLESLTNLKHLVLSNNQISDIKPLESLTNLKELGLNNNQISDIKPLESLTNLTVLNLDSNQIRDIKPLQSLTKLTRLHIRGNPIAPKTCPLKPESICKWEPQPKS encoded by the coding sequence ATGATGAAAATTATAGTTGCACAGAAACACATGAATTTAGCAAGTTTGATAGTAGTTACTTTTAGTGCGATCGGTCTAATATCATGTGGAAATAAGCCTTCCAAGTTAGTCGCCGCTCCGCAACTGGGAAACAGTGGACGAACATTTGCCGATTGGTGTCGCCAAAAAGCTGATTTGAGTCCCGAAGCTAAACATACTGTTGAGGAGCTGTTGAAGATAGCCGGGACTACTGAGTGCGATGCCGCCGATCGAAAACTTTCGAGTCTCCCGGGACTCGGACTGATTGATGACCATAAAATCAGCGATATCAAACCGCTAGAATCCTTGACTAACCTGACTGTGCTCATCCTCATTGGCAATAAAATCAGCGACATCAAACCCCTAGAATCCTTGACTAACCTGAAGCATCTTGTCCTCAGCAACAATCAAATCAGCGACATCAAACCCCTAGAATCTTTGACTAACCTGAAGGAGCTTGGTCTCAACAATAATCAAATCAGCGACATCAAACCGCTAGAATCTTTGACTAATCTGACTGTGCTCAACCTCGATAGCAATCAAATCAGAGACATCAAACCCTTACAATCCTTGACTAAACTGACTCGGCTCCACATCAGGGGAAACCCGATCGCTCCCAAGACTTGTCCTCTCAAGCCAGAGTCTATCTGTAAGTGGGAACCACAACCCAAATCATAA
- a CDS encoding PEP-CTERM sorting domain-containing protein — translation MKTNFAQPLTACIATAGLAIASSLLTATQAQAFALSVDPQYGTTNGIGTGATATLDFNFVQSGADLLLNLGITNTTGTQATAGGATNSSLVAVAFDVLSGVSASVKSTAGSTFTKFWQNVDISGLSNGFDYGISTPRNSFNGGNANGGLYKNQSTLVSFLLTGSSLSAAQAENAFLTGFQNGTLKAGVRFQQVAGSSVGTSDKVMAGVAADAEPVPEPTTIAGMVMGLGSLVAARRKQAKKALA, via the coding sequence ATGAAAACCAACTTCGCCCAACCACTAACTGCCTGTATAGCTACCGCTGGTTTAGCCATTGCTTCTTCATTACTAACTGCAACGCAAGCCCAAGCATTCGCTTTATCCGTCGATCCTCAGTACGGTACCACCAACGGCATCGGTACCGGCGCTACTGCAACATTGGACTTCAACTTTGTCCAAAGTGGAGCCGATTTGCTCCTGAATTTGGGCATCACCAATACCACTGGCACTCAGGCTACAGCCGGTGGTGCCACAAACTCTTCTCTCGTTGCCGTGGCATTTGACGTATTGAGCGGCGTTAGTGCATCGGTTAAATCGACTGCTGGCAGCACTTTTACAAAGTTTTGGCAAAACGTTGATATTAGCGGTTTGTCCAACGGTTTCGACTATGGCATTAGCACTCCGCGCAATAGCTTTAATGGTGGCAACGCTAATGGAGGCTTATATAAAAATCAGTCTACTTTGGTTAGCTTTTTGCTAACTGGCAGCAGTCTGAGTGCGGCTCAGGCAGAAAATGCTTTCTTGACGGGATTCCAGAATGGTACGCTCAAGGCAGGAGTTCGCTTCCAACAGGTAGCTGGGTCTAGTGTTGGTACCAGCGACAAAGTTATGGCCGGAGTTGCGGCTGATGCTGAGCCAGTACCCGAACCAACTACTATCGCAGGTATGGTGATGGGGTTGGGAAGCTTAGTAGCAGCCCGCCGCAAGCAGGCAAAAAAAGCTCTTGCTTAA